CTGATCGCCGATGGGTGTGACGCAGCCCAAAACCACGTCGTCTATGTGGGCGGTGTCCAGGTCGTGGCGCTGCTCCATCTCTTTCATCAGGCCGGCAACCAGGTCAATGGGCGTCACCTCATACAGGCTGCCGCTGCTTTTGCCCTTGCCCCTGGGGGTGCGGATGGCGTCAAAAATATAGGCGTTTGGCATGTGTTTTTCTCCCTTGAAAATGGGAGCGCGGACGTCCCGTCCGCCCCGGCAGGCGAGACGCCTGCGCTCCCACGGTTTTCATTCGTGGTGGTGGGTGCAGCCCACGCATGATGTCTCCCTTGAAAATGGGAGCGCGGACGTCCCGTCCGCTTCTTTAAGATTTGACAACTCTAAACCTTCCGTTACCCCGCCACGTCTCGGTCATTGGAGGAACGGGTTGTTTTGTTTTTCCGCGCCGATGGTGGTGGCGGGGCCGTGACCGGGAAAGACCCGGGTCTCGTCGGGCAGAATGAGCAGTTTTTCGCGGATGGAGCGCAGCAGCAGGCTCAAATCGCCGCCGGGCAAGTCGGTACGGCCGATGCTCTGTTGGAACAGCACATCGCCGACAAAAACAACGCCATGTTCAGGCAGGTAAAAGCTGACATGGCCGGGCGCGTGGCCGGGGGTGAAGAGGACGTGTACGGCCGTTTTCCCAACCCATACAACCTGCCCTTCGCTCAACAGTTCATCCGGCGGCGGCAGGGCGGGGAAGCGGATGTTCCACAGCGCGCCGCTCATGGTGGCGTGCTGCAGCATATCAATCGCTTCGGGGTGGATGTAGATGGGCGCCGGTTTTTCGGCTTGCAGTTCGGCCAGCCCGGCGACGTGGTCGAAGTGGCTGTGGGTAAGCAGGATGTGGCTGAGATTGTAACCGCGCTCGTCCAGGGTGGCGGCGATGGCCCGGCCGTTCCAGGAGGGGTCAATGACGGCCGTATCCAGCGTTTCTTCACATACCAGCACATAACAGTTGGTTTGCAGCGGACCTAAAGGCAGTTGCAGAATCTCGATCATGATGCCATCTACTCCATGCGTTTGTCACTATCTTACATGGGATGACCATACTCTGCACGTGATTTGGGGGAATGTCCAGGGCATACGCGCTCGATCCGCGCGCCTCATCTTCATTCCGCTACCGTGATGACCACTTTGCTGCGGGCGTGTTCTTTTTCCAGATAGCGGAATGCCTCGGGCGCCTCGCGCAGCGGGTAGGTTCGTTCAATGACCGGTCGGACCTGCCCGGTTTCGATCCATTCCTTTAATTGCGTCAAGTCGTTGCCATCTGGCACAGTCAGGTACATGCTCCCCAATTGGCGCAGGAACGGTGAGAGCAAAAACGCCTTGAACACGTAGCCCATGCCGCCGTGACCGCTGTTGGGAACGAGCCGCCCCTCTGGGGTGAGGACGCGCATCATATCTGAAAACGAATGGCTGGCGACATTGTCCAGGATCAGGTCGTAGCGACGGCCGTTTTGTGTGAAGTCCTTCTGGGTGTAATCCACAACGTCGTCCGCGCCGAGGGAGCGCACCATGTCCACATTCCGCGTGCTGCATACGCCAGTCACTTCGGCGCCGAGCGCTTTAGCGATTTGCACGGCAAACGTGCCCACCCCGCCTGAAGCCCCGTTGATCAACACCTTCTGCCCCGGCTGCAACTGGCCGACATCGCGCAAGCCTTTCAGGGCGGTAATCGCACCGGTTGGAATGGCAGCGGCTTGCTCGAAGGCGAGGTTGACAGGCTTGAGCGCCAGTTTATCTTCCGCCACGCTCGCATATTCGGCCAGCGCGCCATTGCAAGAGGCATACACCGCGTCGCCGGGGCGGAACTGCGTTACGCTGGACCCAACCGCCTCAACTACCCCAGCCATATCCATGCCCAGCACATGGTTTTTGGGTTTGGGAAACCCGGTTGTCAAACGGACCAGCCACGGGCTGCCGCGCATGGTGAACACATCCCCGGCATTAATGGAAGCAGCTTTGACGCGAACCAATACCTGGTTATCTTTCATCGCCGGCTGGGCAACCTCAGCCAGTTTGAGAACATCGGGTGAACCGTAGTCGTTTTGAACAATCGCTTTCATGCGTTTTCTCCTATTCGTATTCGTTTTATCAGGCTTCGACAGTGCGCCATTTCCAGGCAATCCAAATGATGAGCAGCAGGCAGAGGGTCTCGACCGTGGCGATGAAAATGTAGTGGGGATATGACGCTGCGCCGCCCCAGATATAGGCAATGGTGACGAGGCTCACAACGATATTGGCCCAGCGATTGATTCCGTACTTCAACACGCGGGATAGGATGATCATGGCAATGCCGAGTTGCCCCATGATCGCGCCGATCAACATCAATTGGGGAATGGATGCGCCAGTGCTGACTGAGGTTCTCGCCACTTCTTCTGCCACGCCGGGGATGTTCAGTGAAAGGATGTCCGCTTTCAACATGTTGATCATGACAACGACCCACAGGGTCGAGAGCAGAACTTTTGTGTCGATCTTTTTAGTAAGATTTACGCTTGTATTCATTTTTCTCCCTTGAAAATGGGAGCGCGGACGTCCCGTCCGCCCTGGCAGGCGAGACGCCTGCGCTCCCACGGTTTTCATTCGTGGTGGTGGGTGCAGCCCACGCATGATGTCTCCATTTTTTGAATGTTAGTGATGCGTTTCAGTGAATTTGACTTGAATAACCGAGACCAGGGGCATTCCCAGATCACGCACTTTTTTTAGCAAACCATGCAAAGCCGCCTGATCAACCACTGGACCGGTTAGAATCGTGTCGCCATTCTCTTCCAGCGTGATGGTCAGACCGTCGAACCAGTCCATCCATTGCGGCAGCAGGTGGCCTTCGACCCGGATTTGGTAGCCAGTGGGGTGTGTTTCCGTTGGTTTCATGAACGCAAATATACCGGCAAGGTGGTATTGTCCGGTAGCAACTTAAGTATTGTTTTGGAGTATTGTTTGGGGAATTACAGCAGACCCAACTCGCGGGCGCGAGCAGCGGCCTCGGTGCGGTTCTGTACCTGGAATTTGTCAAAAATCCGCAGGTTGTGTCCCTTGACCGTGCTGAGCGCCAGGTATAACCGCTGGCTGATTTCGGTATTGGAAAGTCCCTGGGCGACGAGGCGCAGGATTTCGAGTTCGCGGGGGGTCAGGGCATCAGGCAGCAGAGATGGGGGAGTAGTGGTTTGGGAATCCGCCGGCGAGCCAAACGCTGCCAGGAGTTTGTCGGCGTAGGCGAGCAGCGGATGGGGCTGTCTGTCAATCGTCAAGCGAAAATCCGAAATCAGCAATCGCATGGCTTCGCCTTCGTCCACAAACGTTCGCCGATAACCTTCTGGTTTCGCCAGGGTCAAGGCGCGTTCGAGCGCGGCGAGAGCCTGCAGGGCGTGACCCTGCGCCTGATGGGCCAGCGCCTCGGTAAGCAGGATTTCCAGCACGCTGCCCAGCCGCTTTTGCGCTTCCGCCAGGATTCGCAGGCGTTCCAGCAGGTCGTCCACCGCGGCAAAAGAACCTTCCGCCAGCCGCACCCGCGCCAGGGTGAGCAGGTCAAACTCTGCGAGGTAACTGACCTCGTCGGTGGTCGAATTTCCTCGCTCCTGTGCCCACTCCTGCGCTTTGTCCAGCCGCCCCTGTTTGAGATAGATTCGCGCTTTGAGAGCTTCGACCGGCCGGGTGATGGGAACCGGATTTTTGACGTAGTTCCGTTTGGCTTCGTCGAGTAGTTCGAGCGCTGCGCCCCATTCCCCGGCTGATTCTTTGAACCGGGCCTGGGCCAGTTTCCAGCGATGGAGCCAGTCCACCAGGGTGGTGTGCTTGCCGAGGTCGGCGGCGGTTTGCAAATGCACGGCCGTGGATTCGGAATCGCCCAACTCGTGATAAATCAGCGCCAGTCCCAGGTGATGATGAGCGGTAATCTGCTGCGCTTCCGCGCCATGTTCGGCGGCAAGTTGTAAAGCCTGCTGGTAGGCGCGAATGGCTTCGTGCAGACGTCCCAACGCAACCAGCAAGTCAGCTTCGGCAAAGGCGCTGGCAATCACAAAGACCGGGTTGCCCACTTTGTGCATATCCGCCATCCAGGCGCGGATGGCATAGAGGGAGGAATCCAAGTCGCCGCTTGCCCAGTGGGTGAATTCCAATGTGATCACGGCTTGGGCGCGGTGATAAATGTTGTCCTCGGGAATGAGTTGCAGCGCCCGTTCAGCGTATTTGACGGTATCGGTCAAATTTCCCTGTACCTGGGCGTTGTAAGCGCGGGTCAAGGCAATGTTCCCCGGCAGGCTGGCGAACCCGGACTGGTTGGGCGCTTCGGCCAGGGCGCGCTCGGCATTTTGCAGGTGAATTTCGCTCGTTTTGGGATCCCCGGCGTCTGAATACGCCCGGCCGGCCTGGAAGCACAACTCTGGCCTTGAGCGGACGACCACTTCGGGCAATTGGTTCACCCAGACGAGCCAGGCAGCAGATTGGAAAGACTCTTCCGCGCCCGGCCAGGCGACTTCGGCCAGGCGCGCTGCCCGCTCGAAATCTGCGGCGGACAAGGCGTGATGAAATGCTTCGAATAGGTCGCCGTTGGTTTCGTGCCACTGACTGGCGCGGCGGTGATACTCGGAGAGCGCCGGGGGAGCGCCGAGACGCTGGCGCAATAAATCGCCGAACAAGTGGTGATAGCGATACCAACGCCGTTCGTTATCCAAAGGGACAATGAACAGGTTCGCCCGTTCGAGATATTCCAGGGTCTCTTGCCCGGCTGCAGGAGAGTCGAGCAGAACAGCATCACAAAGGAGACCGCACATGCTGTCGAGGATGGAAGTGCGCAACAAAAAATTCTGAATACTTTCGGGCTGCTGCTGCAAAACTTCTTCGACCAGATAGTCGAGTACGAAGTGGTGGCTGCCAGTGAAAGATTTGATGAACCTGGCGGTATCTGAGCGCCCCTGCATGGAGAGGGCGGCTAATTGCAGGCCGGCGATCCAACCTTCGGTGCGGGTTTCCAGGGCGGCGATGTCTTCCGCGGAGAGGTTTAGGCCCATCATCTGGTTGAGAAATTCAGCGGCCTCGGCGGGGGTGAAACGCAAGTCGGCGGCGCGTAACTCAGTCAGTTGGCCGCGGGCGCGCAGCCGGGACAGGGGCAGAGGTGGGTCTTCGCGGGTGGCGATGACCAGGTGCATCTGCGGCGGTTGGTGTTCAATGAGAAAGGTCAGGGCATGGTCAACCATTCTGGAGTCAATGACGTGGTAGTCATCAAGGATGAGGATGAAATTGTCCGAGATGGCGGTAATTTCATTGAGCAAGGCTATCAGAATCGTTTCGGTTGGCGGTGGTTGTGGCGATTGGAGTGCCGCCAACACGCTGGCGCCAATCTTTGGCGCAATTGTCTGTAATGCCGCAACGAGGTAGGCCAGAAAGCGTGTGGGATCGCTGTCGGCTGCATCAAATGACAGCCAGGCGACTGGCCTCCCACAACGGGCAAGCCATTCGCCGACCAGGGTGGTCTTGCCAAAACCGGCGGAGGCAGAGATGAGCGTCAGTTTGCCACCTATCGCCAAACCCGCGTTCAGCCGATTGCTCAGGCGCGGGCGCGGGACAACACCGGGCCGGGGTGGGGGGATATACAGTTTGGTGGCTAAAATCGGAGTGGACATAGGTTACTTAAGCAGCACATTCCCAAAAATTAAAGGGCGGCCAAACCAGACGAAGTAAAGCTCCACGCGGCGCGGAGGTTGCGGAGTTGTCGCATAATCCTGAGCTGAACGAAGCCGCACTCGGCCGGAACCTTTCTATTTGGAATTGAAGTCCGGGGACACCCGATAACGGCTACCTTTCACCCCCATGACAAAGGTCATTGTAGCAGGTCGAACTAGAAAAGAGCAAAAATCACCGCCAAAACGGCATTCCCCCCACCACCCCCCCCAAAAAAACCGCCTCAAACCCCCGGTGGTGATCTTTCGTACAACACCCAAAAGGTAGCCTATCGGCCACTGTCAGCCCGGCCATCGCCTCCTAAAATCGCCGGGTATAAAGATGATTGGACTGACGGTATTCAGACACCCGGCCACATCAAACAGGTCATATTAGGGGCGTTAGATTCTGTTAGTTGGAGGTAAAAAACTGGCCTGCTTTCGGGACATGCCGAAAGTATACCTGGCTGTGTTGCAAGCGTCAGATTCGGGGGCGTCAGGAGACAAAACCGTGGTGGGTTGGCTGGTAATGCGGGAACACTTGGTCCACGGCCGTATTGCCCAACCGTATCTGTATGACCTCCGCCAACACATCCCGATAATCTGTCGTTACCATCAGGTCGCCCGGCCCGAACAACGAACCCCCTTCCAGGCCTGGCCAGTCACCCAATACCTGCCCGCCGGCCACATGCCCACCCAGCAGCATCATCATCCCCCCGTGTCCATGGTCGGTGCCCAGGCTGGCATTTTCAAATACCCTTCGCCCGAATTCCGACATCACCACCACGCTGATGTGCCCCATGTAATCCAGCAAATCGGCGTGAAAAGCGGCTAATCCCTGCCCCAGATCGGCCAGCAAACCGGCCATCAGCCCGTTGCTGCCGCCCTGCCCAAAATGCGTATCCCAACCGCCCAGGTCCACGGCAGCCACCTCTAGCCCCGCGTCTGCCTTAATCAGCATGGCAATCTGACGCAGGCTGTAGCCAAAATCGCTTTCCGGGTAGAGTCCACCACCTTGAGGCAGATACCTGGCCGGGTCTAGTTTTTCCAGCGTGTTGATAGCCGCCAGCGTCTCGCGCCCCATCACGCCCAGTTCGTCTTTTTGCCAGTACAGGTCGCGCAGCACGGCCGTCATCTGCCGCGCCCGCTGTGCATCCCCGCTCAGGTGAAACGCAACAATTGAATGCATGGCTGTCGCCGGAACAGCGCCGTAGAGGCTGCGCGGCAGCGTTTCTCCCAGGCCGATAGCGCGTATGGGGCTGTTGTTGCCGGTGTTGTGGCTGGCCAAATGGCGGTTGATCCACCCAGAGGCGGGACCACGTTCATCGGCCACGCCCCGTTCCATCAGCGCCATAGCTTTGAAATGGCTGCGCGACTCGTCCGGCGCGCCGCAGGCGTGGACGATGGCCAAATGGCCCGTTTGCCAGGCGTTCAGCAACGGCCGTAACGCCGGATGCAGGCCAAAAAAGCCATCCAGGTCAATGACCCGTTCGCGGCTGTTCACACTGCTGTGGTCGGGGCGGGCAATCGCCAGTGTGGGGCGGGCACGGTAGTAGGCCTCCTCACCGTGTGGCGCCACCATATTGAGCGCGTCGGCCGCGCCGCGCAAAAACAGCACCAACAGCACGTCGCCGCGGGCGTTGGTTTGGGGCGGCGCAAAGGCTAAACGGGGCATCCAGGCCGGCCACACGGCCGTTACCCCTGTCGCCATTCCTGCCAAAAAATCACGTCGTGTCAGGTGTGAAACAGTCATGAGTTGTCCTTTAGTTCCCTCTCATCGCCACTGAAAGGCGGGCGAAGCCAACAGCCCAGCCAGAAAAACAGGTGCGGCCTGAGCCAAATCTGCCGCTTGCGTCGGAGTCAGCGCCGCCAATAACGCTTGGCTGTCGGCCGGGGTCAATGCGCCGCCCAACAGCAGGCGGCTCAACTGCGCCAACAACGCCGCCGGCTGCTCCAATTCGGCCAGCAGCGACGGGGCAAACTGCCACCGGGTTCCGCGATAGCCGTTGTCAGCCAAACGGGTAGCAAAGCGCCAGCGCGGCAGCAGATTGCGCAGCCAGGCAGCGGCTATGTCGGGCGGGCCATCCGGGGTAGGCCACGCATAATCGGCCTGTCCCATGGCCGCCAGTTCTGTTTGCAGCGGTTCACCGCCATCCGTTTCCAGCGGCAGTTGGCGCAGGGCGCTGCTGACGAAATCTACCGGTCGCTTAA
This genomic window from Candidatus Leptovillus gracilis contains:
- a CDS encoding NAD(P)-dependent alcohol dehydrogenase — translated: MKAIVQNDYGSPDVLKLAEVAQPAMKDNQVLVRVKAASINAGDVFTMRGSPWLVRLTTGFPKPKNHVLGMDMAGVVEAVGSSVTQFRPGDAVYASCNGALAEYASVAEDKLALKPVNLAFEQAAAIPTGAITALKGLRDVGQLQPGQKVLINGASGGVGTFAVQIAKALGAEVTGVCSTRNVDMVRSLGADDVVDYTQKDFTQNGRRYDLILDNVASHSFSDMMRVLTPEGRLVPNSGHGGMGYVFKAFLLSPFLRQLGSMYLTVPDGNDLTQLKEWIETGQVRPVIERTYPLREAPEAFRYLEKEHARSKVVITVAE
- a CDS encoding DUF1501 domain-containing protein gives rise to the protein MTVSHLTRRDFLAGMATGVTAVWPAWMPRLAFAPPQTNARGDVLLVLFLRGAADALNMVAPHGEEAYYRARPTLAIARPDHSSVNSRERVIDLDGFFGLHPALRPLLNAWQTGHLAIVHACGAPDESRSHFKAMALMERGVADERGPASGWINRHLASHNTGNNSPIRAIGLGETLPRSLYGAVPATAMHSIVAFHLSGDAQRARQMTAVLRDLYWQKDELGVMGRETLAAINTLEKLDPARYLPQGGGLYPESDFGYSLRQIAMLIKADAGLEVAAVDLGGWDTHFGQGGSNGLMAGLLADLGQGLAAFHADLLDYMGHISVVVMSEFGRRVFENASLGTDHGHGGMMMLLGGHVAGGQVLGDWPGLEGGSLFGPGDLMVTTDYRDVLAEVIQIRLGNTAVDQVFPHYQPTHHGFVS
- a CDS encoding MBL fold metallo-hydrolase; its protein translation is MIEILQLPLGPLQTNCYVLVCEETLDTAVIDPSWNGRAIAATLDERGYNLSHILLTHSHFDHVAGLAELQAEKPAPIYIHPEAIDMLQHATMSGALWNIRFPALPPPDELLSEGQVVWVGKTAVHVLFTPGHAPGHVSFYLPEHGVVFVGDVLFQQSIGRTDLPGGDLSLLLRSIREKLLILPDETRVFPGHGPATTIGAEKQNNPFLQ